A region from the Nostoc sp. HK-01 genome encodes:
- a CDS encoding cobalamin biosynthesis precorrin-3 methylase, which yields MMTKVAPAVVVLGQNSVAIARTIISVLPEATLYGLAGRTSGVDVSFTNFGETLRELFATGTPLIGICAAGILIRTLAPLICDKRQEPPVLAVAEDGSAVVPLLGGLSGVNDLARRIAEVLDVKAAITTTGDIRFRTALLSPPSGYHLANPDDAKTFISDLLAGAQVKLEGTAPWLSNSQLPIDTQGELTIQVTERLVHSTANCLVYHPKTIAIAITHPSVNLTTVQQILADAELAPASVAGIFAPISIAANPSIHAIANAFGVVSRFFTQGDSAAQAIALAATGSSGKLIATASTEISLAIAPEPIDPNNIGQARGKLAIIGTGPGSASWISPEVKEILKAATDLVGYKTYLDLVGALADGKQRHESDNREEIARATMALDLAATGKYVAVVSSGDPGIYAMAAAVFEVLDRHPQPEWDSIEIYVAPGISAMQAAAAAVGAPLGHDFCAISLSDILKPWSIIEQRIAVAAAADFAIAFYNPVSKDRTWQLAATRDILLRYRSPETPVVLGRNLGRPGQTVKVITLDQLTPDVADMRTVIIVGSSQTKTLQRSDGSISVYTPRRYP from the coding sequence ATGATGACGAAAGTTGCACCTGCTGTTGTAGTATTGGGTCAAAATAGTGTAGCAATAGCCCGCACAATAATCAGCGTTCTGCCAGAAGCAACTTTATATGGTTTAGCAGGACGCACTTCTGGGGTTGATGTGAGTTTCACAAATTTTGGGGAAACGTTGCGTGAGTTGTTTGCTACAGGAACACCGTTGATTGGTATTTGTGCTGCGGGTATTTTGATTAGAACCTTAGCACCCTTGATTTGTGATAAGCGTCAGGAACCACCAGTGTTAGCTGTGGCAGAAGATGGTAGTGCTGTAGTTCCGCTGTTGGGTGGGTTGAGTGGAGTCAATGATTTAGCACGCCGCATTGCTGAGGTGCTGGATGTGAAAGCAGCGATTACAACTACAGGTGATATCCGTTTTCGGACAGCGTTGTTGTCGCCTCCTTCTGGCTATCATTTAGCCAACCCAGATGATGCTAAAACTTTTATTTCCGATTTGTTAGCGGGAGCGCAGGTAAAATTGGAGGGAACTGCACCTTGGTTGAGTAATAGTCAGTTACCTATTGATACTCAGGGAGAATTGACAATTCAAGTTACAGAACGTTTGGTACACTCTACCGCTAATTGTCTGGTTTACCATCCCAAAACTATAGCGATCGCCATTACTCATCCTTCTGTTAATTTAACTACAGTACAGCAAATACTCGCAGATGCTGAACTTGCACCTGCCTCTGTAGCTGGAATATTTGCCCCTATTAGTATTGCCGCTAATCCGTCAATTCATGCTATAGCTAATGCTTTTGGTGTTGTTAGTCGCTTTTTTACCCAAGGTGATAGCGCTGCACAAGCGATCGCTTTGGCGGCAACAGGTTCATCTGGTAAACTAATTGCCACTGCATCTACTGAAATATCACTAGCGATCGCACCCGAACCAATAGACCCAAATAACATTGGTCAAGCCCGTGGTAAATTAGCCATAATTGGCACTGGCCCCGGTTCTGCATCTTGGATATCTCCAGAAGTCAAGGAAATTCTCAAAGCTGCAACCGACCTTGTGGGTTACAAAACATACCTCGATTTAGTTGGTGCTTTGGCTGATGGTAAACAACGCCATGAATCTGATAACCGCGAAGAAATCGCACGGGCGACAATGGCGCTGGATTTAGCCGCCACAGGTAAGTATGTAGCGGTAGTCTCTTCTGGTGATCCAGGGATATATGCAATGGCGGCAGCGGTGTTTGAAGTCCTTGACCGCCATCCTCAACCAGAATGGGACAGTATCGAAATTTACGTTGCGCCGGGAATCTCCGCTATGCAAGCAGCAGCAGCGGCCGTTGGCGCGCCTTTGGGACATGACTTCTGCGCGATTTCACTGTCAGATATTTTGAAACCTTGGTCAATTATTGAACAACGAATTGCGGTGGCAGCGGCAGCAGATTTTGCGATCGCATTTTACAACCCTGTTTCAAAAGACCGTACTTGGCAACTTGCAGCCACTAGAGACATATTACTGCGGTATCGTTCACCAGAAACTCCCGTAGTATTAGGTAGAAATCTCGGCAGACCAGGACAAACAGTTAAGGTGATTACTCTTGACCAGTTAACACCAGATGTAGCAGATATGCGAACGGTAATTATTGTTGGTTCTAGCCAGACTAAAACTCTTCAACGTAGTGATGGTAGTATCTCAGTTTATACGCCTCGTCGTTATCCTTAA
- a CDS encoding Na-Ca exchanger/integrin-beta4: MSNALNPAVSLTYNQLSNFSDLKNFWNLFDTVFGTEYNHTVAATLHSQWQSGDFSQFPQIEIISNSIFEDTHTGYASGSNKICLSDSFIATATPTAIKAVLLKEIGNFVHSLIQPIDSPGDKGTIFADLVLNNSSTNLAPTSILQPTLIQAIQSNNAHAQRCSCSSCMLAPVNLNLVNPQPSQLASTISATLDLSKTFSLNSLAGANQTIYLDFNGHTTSGTYWNTDFTSGANIVTPSFDFDGNTASFSSAELERIQYIWQRVAEDFSPFNVNVTTQAPTDINDLIKSSSTDTRWGVRVVIGGSSYDWFGNGAGGVAYLDSFNDNTDTPAYIFSNNLQNSEKYTAEAISHEVGHTLGLEHDGRISPAEEYYNGHGSGVTGWAGIMGSGYYQNLTQWSKGEYASANNTEDDLQIITTYNGFGYRSDDVGNTIAAAKSLTISGTSVSGNGIIERNTDVDFYSFVTGAGAINLTVDPFSRGPNLDILAKLYNSAGTLIASSNPTDLLSAAIATTVAAGTYYLAIDGVGKGDPLSTGYTDYGSLGQYFISGTIVSSPINPTVSLALSSTSVNEDGSSNLVYTFTRSSSTANALTVNYSVGGTASFDNDYRQLGAASFTATTGTITFAAGANTATLTIDPNADTTFESNETVALTLAAGSDYIIGTTTPVTATIVNDDLQPKINLSANQTIVEGNAQNVTYSVTLSNASSQTITVQYATANASATAGSDYTATTGILTFNPGVTSQVINIPILNNSLNEADETFVLKLTSPTNASLGTTTSVTTTITDTLVTSVTTTLPANVENLTLTGTAAINGTGNAGNNILKGNTGNNTLTGGDGNDTYSFTATSLLGTDRIVETTTGGIDTIDFRGTTISSNVNLGITTTQTVNSNLKLTLSANNVIENATGGTGNDRLTGNALNNFLTGGNGNDQLQGLAGDDTLWGGLGDDMLTGGVGKDKYLFQAEGVFTASLGVDYISQFEALQDKIVLSKNTFKAVINSAGQTLTDFAVVTDDELVNASNARIVYSQSTGSLFYNQDGNVLGTGTVFEFARLGNSDITLTSSDFSLIA, from the coding sequence ATGAGTAATGCTCTCAATCCCGCTGTTTCGCTAACATACAACCAACTCAGCAATTTTTCTGATTTAAAAAACTTTTGGAATTTATTTGACACTGTTTTTGGGACAGAATACAACCATACAGTTGCAGCTACTTTACATTCCCAATGGCAATCTGGAGACTTTAGTCAATTTCCACAAATCGAAATTATTAGTAATAGCATTTTTGAAGATACTCATACAGGTTATGCCAGTGGTAGCAATAAAATTTGTCTGTCTGATAGCTTTATTGCCACAGCTACACCAACAGCAATCAAAGCTGTTTTATTAAAAGAAATCGGCAATTTTGTTCATAGTCTGATTCAACCAATTGACAGCCCTGGAGATAAAGGGACAATTTTTGCTGATTTAGTGCTGAACAATAGCTCAACAAACCTAGCACCTACATCTATACTGCAACCAACTTTGATTCAGGCTATTCAAAGCAACAATGCACATGCTCAAAGGTGTAGTTGCTCGTCTTGTATGCTGGCTCCAGTAAATTTAAATCTAGTCAACCCTCAACCGTCACAGTTAGCTTCAACTATATCAGCTACTTTAGATCTATCTAAGACTTTCTCCCTTAATAGTTTAGCAGGCGCTAACCAGACAATTTATTTAGATTTCAACGGGCATACCACCTCTGGGACTTACTGGAATACAGATTTTACAAGTGGCGCTAACATCGTCACCCCGTCCTTTGACTTTGATGGCAATACAGCATCTTTTAGTTCGGCTGAACTTGAAAGAATCCAGTATATTTGGCAGCGTGTTGCTGAGGATTTCAGCCCGTTTAATGTTAACGTCACAACCCAAGCTCCAACAGATATTAATGACTTGATTAAGAGCAGTTCTACCGACACTCGCTGGGGTGTGCGTGTTGTGATTGGCGGTAGTAGTTATGATTGGTTCGGTAATGGAGCCGGGGGAGTCGCTTACCTGGATTCATTTAACGATAATACTGATACTCCTGCTTATATATTTAGTAACAACCTACAAAATAGCGAAAAATATACGGCTGAAGCTATTTCCCATGAAGTAGGTCATACTTTAGGGCTTGAACATGATGGACGAATTAGCCCAGCAGAAGAATACTACAATGGACACGGTAGCGGAGTTACTGGCTGGGCAGGAATTATGGGGTCTGGGTACTACCAAAACTTAACCCAGTGGAGTAAAGGTGAGTACGCTTCTGCTAATAATACTGAAGATGATTTGCAAATTATTACCACTTACAATGGTTTTGGCTACCGCAGCGATGATGTCGGTAATACAATCGCCGCAGCAAAGTCTCTAACAATTTCTGGTACATCTGTCAGTGGTAATGGCATCATAGAGCGCAACACAGATGTTGATTTTTATAGTTTTGTCACAGGTGCTGGGGCGATTAACTTAACAGTCGATCCCTTTAGTCGCGGCCCTAACCTAGATATATTGGCAAAGCTATACAATTCTGCGGGGACTTTAATTGCATCATCTAATCCCACTGATCTATTATCTGCGGCGATCGCCACAACTGTCGCGGCAGGAACTTATTATTTAGCAATTGATGGTGTTGGTAAAGGAGATCCGCTTTCTACTGGCTACACAGATTACGGCAGTTTGGGACAGTATTTTATCAGTGGCACTATTGTCAGTAGTCCCATTAATCCCACCGTCAGTCTTGCTTTATCATCTACTAGTGTCAACGAAGATGGCAGCAGCAATTTAGTTTACACCTTTACTAGAAGCAGCAGTACTGCCAATGCCTTAACGGTTAACTATAGTGTTGGTGGTACAGCTAGTTTTGATAACGACTACCGTCAATTAGGTGCTGCGAGTTTCACGGCTACAACCGGCACAATTACCTTCGCTGCTGGTGCAAATACCGCAACGCTCACCATTGACCCCAACGCAGACACCACTTTTGAAAGTAATGAAACTGTAGCTTTAACTCTAGCTGCTGGTAGTGATTACATAATTGGCACAACCACACCCGTCACCGCAACCATTGTTAATGATGATTTGCAACCTAAAATAAACCTCAGTGCTAACCAGACTATTGTTGAAGGCAATGCTCAAAACGTGACTTATAGCGTTACGCTTTCTAACGCTAGTAGTCAAACTATCACCGTGCAATATGCTACTGCTAATGCTTCAGCCACAGCAGGCTCCGACTATACCGCCACCACAGGAATTTTGACTTTTAACCCAGGTGTGACTAGTCAAGTAATCAATATCCCAATTCTCAATAATTCTCTGAATGAAGCAGATGAGACTTTTGTTTTAAAGCTGACATCTCCTACCAATGCCAGTCTGGGTACAACCACCAGCGTTACGACAACTATTACTGATACTCTTGTTACCTCTGTTACGACAACCCTACCAGCGAACGTTGAAAACCTTACCCTCACAGGAACAGCCGCAATCAACGGCACAGGAAATGCAGGCAATAATATTCTCAAAGGGAATACTGGTAATAATACCCTTACAGGTGGAGATGGAAATGATACCTATTCGTTTACCGCTACTAGTCTTTTAGGCACTGATAGGATTGTGGAAACGACCACAGGCGGAATTGATACGATTGACTTTCGCGGTACTACTATTTCCAGCAATGTAAATTTAGGTATTACTACAACACAAACAGTTAATAGCAATCTCAAACTCACTCTTTCTGCCAACAACGTCATTGAAAATGCCACTGGTGGTACAGGCAATGACCGTCTTACCGGTAATGCACTAAATAACTTTCTCACTGGAGGTAATGGTAATGACCAACTGCAAGGGTTAGCAGGAGATGATACTCTTTGGGGCGGTCTAGGTGATGATATGCTCACAGGAGGAGTTGGTAAGGATAAATATTTGTTCCAAGCTGAAGGTGTTTTCACTGCCAGCTTAGGTGTTGACTACATCAGCCAGTTTGAAGCCTTACAAGATAAGATTGTGCTGAGTAAAAATACTTTCAAGGCTGTTATTAATAGTGCAGGACAGACTTTAACTGACTTTGCAGTTGTTACTGATGATGAGTTGGTCAATGCTAGTAATGCGCGGATAGTTTATAGCCAAAGTACTGGCAGCTTATTCTATAACCAGGATGGTAATGTTTTGGGTACAGGAACGGTGTTTGAGTTTGCCCGTTTAGGCAATAGTGATATTACTCTCACTAGTAGCGATTTTAGTTTGATTGCCTAG